Proteins encoded within one genomic window of Ammonifex degensii KC4:
- a CDS encoding DUF814 domain-containing protein has protein sequence MKALALFSGGLDSILAVKLIKLQGIEVVGVVFTSPFFDASRAKQMAEKLGLPLRVVDITEELIPLVLNPRHGYGKHFNPCIDCHALMLRRAGELMKEEGASFIITGEVLGERPMSQNRQALEIVAREAGLEGYVLRPLSALLLPPTIPEKEGWVKREKLLGIKGRSRKTQLELARQWGIEDFPTPAGGCLLTDPGYAQRMKELLRLRPAPSRQDFELLKYGRHFFRPGVQIVVARKEEENARLLTLREPADFLLRLKNIPGPRTLVRGNPGEKELRLAAALTIRYSKAREREKNRVTVDRKEPPFTGEIELSRAEVEEFLAEAGVPLPS, from the coding sequence TTGAAGGCACTGGCTCTCTTTTCCGGCGGACTCGACAGCATCTTGGCGGTAAAGCTTATAAAGCTTCAGGGCATAGAAGTGGTGGGAGTAGTCTTTACCTCTCCCTTTTTTGACGCTTCGCGGGCCAAGCAGATGGCCGAGAAGCTGGGCCTCCCCTTGAGGGTGGTGGACATAACAGAAGAGCTTATTCCGCTTGTGCTTAATCCCCGCCATGGTTACGGGAAGCACTTCAACCCCTGCATTGACTGCCACGCTCTCATGCTGCGCCGGGCGGGGGAGCTGATGAAAGAGGAAGGCGCTTCTTTCATCATCACGGGAGAGGTTCTGGGAGAAAGGCCCATGTCCCAGAACCGCCAGGCGCTGGAGATAGTGGCCCGGGAGGCAGGGCTGGAGGGATATGTGCTGCGACCCCTTTCGGCTCTGCTTCTTCCTCCCACCATCCCGGAAAAGGAAGGGTGGGTCAAACGGGAAAAGCTTCTGGGTATCAAAGGGCGCTCGCGCAAAACGCAGCTGGAGCTGGCCCGCCAGTGGGGGATAGAGGACTTCCCCACGCCAGCCGGGGGCTGCCTGCTCACCGATCCGGGCTACGCCCAGCGGATGAAGGAACTTTTGCGCCTGCGCCCTGCTCCTTCCCGGCAAGATTTTGAGCTTTTAAAGTACGGGCGCCACTTTTTCCGGCCCGGGGTCCAGATCGTGGTGGCCAGAAAGGAGGAGGAGAACGCCCGGCTGCTTACCTTGCGGGAACCGGCAGATTTTCTTCTACGCCTGAAAAATATTCCTGGGCCGCGTACCCTGGTGCGCGGGAACCCTGGCGAAAAGGAACTGCGTCTAGCTGCCGCCCTGACCATCAGATACAGCAAGGCGCGGGAAAGGGAAAAGAACCGGGTAACGGTGGATAGGAAAGAACCTCCTTTTACCGGGGAAATAGAACTTAGTCGGGCGGAGGTGGAGGAGTTCCTGGCCGAAGCCGGCGTGCCTCTGCCGAGCTAA
- a CDS encoding phosphoribosylanthranilate isomerase has translation MFRVRVKICGIKDRESALAAVEAGADALGFVFAPSSRQVTPSLVREVVASLPPFVAAVGVFVDAPLEIVRELVEELRLSAVQLHGRETPEYLQKLKALTRVAVIKAFRVATPDDLSGVEEYPADAYLFDTKVEGQMGGTGKSFDWEILRGRSFRAPVILAGGLSPENVEPAIRIVRPYAVDVSSGVETKGRKDPAKIRAFIARVKEACL, from the coding sequence TTGTTCCGAGTAAGGGTAAAGATCTGCGGGATCAAAGACCGGGAGAGTGCCCTGGCGGCGGTGGAGGCGGGAGCTGACGCCTTAGGCTTCGTCTTTGCCCCCAGCTCCCGGCAGGTAACTCCCTCCCTGGTCCGGGAAGTGGTAGCCTCCCTCCCGCCCTTCGTGGCAGCGGTAGGGGTGTTCGTGGATGCTCCCCTGGAGATAGTGCGGGAGTTGGTGGAAGAGTTGAGGCTTTCGGCAGTGCAGCTTCACGGCCGGGAAACCCCGGAATACTTGCAAAAGCTCAAAGCCCTCACCCGAGTGGCCGTTATCAAGGCCTTCCGGGTGGCCACCCCGGACGACCTTTCAGGGGTAGAAGAATACCCTGCCGATGCCTACCTTTTCGACACCAAGGTGGAAGGGCAGATGGGGGGAACGGGAAAAAGCTTCGACTGGGAGATACTGCGGGGGAGAAGCTTCCGGGCGCCGGTCATCCTGGCGGGGGGACTTAGCCCGGAGAACGTAGAACCGGCCATAAGAATCGTCCGTCCCTACGCGGTGGACGTTTCCAGCGGCGTAGAGACCAAAGGGCGAAAGGACCCGGCCAAGATCCGGGCCTTTATCGCCCGGGTAAAGGAGGCTTGCCTTTAA
- a CDS encoding ISLre2 family transposase has protein sequence MQIIKQIWEKFQRVAELTFEVLENGIDFISFQERLRRELDSLGQEILREVLEAKDAYLREHREKRPGWEVVRRNDPKEVLTLFGLVSYKRTYYRHKETGERAYLIDRLVGYGPHARVDPLVKAQALEEAVELSYRKSGERVGRGNREVVLSGEAVKRVIHNFTPEELPEPPKEKRRVKVLYVEADEDHVAGQDRKKYLPRLVYIHEGKEKVGKDRYRLKRPYYLGGLYSDTDELWFEVLSYIEEQYELSSVEQIYLCGDGDRWIKKGLEFLPRSVFVLDLFHLDKYLVAALGRDSDGYREIWAALWDGDEVKVQAILRRAGKAAASPARKEAVRDCRRYIRQNWEGITAYRLYPEAQLGVSAEAHVSHLFSARLSSRPMAWSACGVDRMARLRVAKANGVSLREQYVARWREGLKALEIDKAAIEEERQRLRKVSGEVFDNLPALRGPVTSLTRALKALSRNIDLLW, from the coding sequence ATGCAGATTATAAAACAGATTTGGGAGAAGTTCCAGAGGGTAGCGGAGCTAACGTTTGAGGTATTAGAGAACGGGATTGATTTTATAAGCTTTCAGGAGAGGCTCCGGCGGGAACTCGACAGCTTAGGGCAAGAGATCCTGAGGGAAGTTCTGGAGGCAAAAGACGCTTATTTACGGGAGCACCGGGAAAAGCGGCCTGGCTGGGAAGTTGTGCGGAGGAATGATCCCAAGGAAGTGCTCACCCTTTTCGGTCTGGTCAGCTACAAGCGGACCTATTACCGGCATAAAGAGACTGGGGAGCGGGCGTACTTAATAGACCGGTTGGTAGGTTACGGGCCGCACGCGCGGGTTGATCCTCTGGTTAAAGCACAAGCCTTAGAAGAAGCGGTAGAGCTTTCCTATCGGAAGAGTGGCGAGAGGGTAGGGAGAGGCAATCGGGAGGTTGTGCTAAGTGGCGAAGCGGTGAAGAGGGTGATTCACAACTTTACACCGGAAGAACTGCCCGAACCACCCAAAGAGAAGCGCCGGGTAAAGGTTCTTTATGTAGAGGCGGATGAAGACCACGTAGCAGGTCAGGACAGAAAGAAGTACTTACCCCGGCTGGTATACATCCACGAGGGGAAAGAGAAGGTGGGGAAAGACAGATACAGACTCAAGCGGCCTTATTACTTGGGAGGGCTTTACTCAGATACGGATGAGCTGTGGTTCGAGGTGTTGAGCTACATCGAGGAGCAGTACGAATTATCTTCTGTGGAGCAGATTTATCTCTGCGGTGACGGAGACAGGTGGATAAAGAAAGGGCTGGAGTTTCTACCGAGGAGCGTTTTTGTCTTAGATCTTTTTCACCTGGACAAGTACCTGGTGGCTGCTTTGGGGCGTGATAGTGATGGTTATAGAGAGATTTGGGCGGCCTTATGGGATGGTGATGAGGTAAAGGTACAGGCGATTTTGCGGCGGGCAGGCAAAGCTGCGGCGAGTCCTGCACGGAAGGAAGCGGTACGGGATTGCCGACGTTACATCCGGCAGAACTGGGAGGGGATAACGGCATACCGGCTTTACCCGGAGGCGCAGTTAGGGGTGAGCGCGGAGGCGCACGTAAGTCATCTCTTCTCGGCACGGTTATCATCCCGACCGATGGCTTGGAGTGCTTGTGGGGTAGACCGGATGGCCCGGTTGCGGGTGGCGAAGGCGAATGGTGTTTCCTTGCGGGAGCAATATGTAGCCCGATGGAGGGAGGGCTTAAAGGCTTTAGAGATCGATAAGGCAGCCATTGAGGAAGAGAGGCAGAGGCTAAGGAAAGTATCGGGTGAGGTGTTCGATAATCTTCCCGCTCTACGGGGTCCGGTAACATCATTAACCAGAGCCCTCAAAGCTTTGAGCCGGAACATCGATCTTCTTTGGTAG
- the trpC gene encoding indole-3-glycerol phosphate synthase TrpC: MLEKILTHKRAELSLRKKRCPQSQLEASLHLAPPPRPFAQALRFPGKVRIIAEIKRASPRGPIRPDADPVKIARLYQRGGAAAVSVLVDERFFGGKPAFLRLVRWEIDLPLLYKEFVLDPYQVYEARLLGADAVLLIARLLRTEELRMLKELAASLGMDSLVEVHSRDDLQKALAVGAEFIGINNRDLATFRVSLQTTRLLRPLIPPEVVVVSASGISSPLALTCLREWKVDAALIGEALMAAPDPEAKLRELVTAAEGGEGGCSE; this comes from the coding sequence TTGCTGGAGAAAATCCTGACGCATAAGCGGGCTGAGCTTAGTCTCAGGAAAAAGCGCTGCCCCCAGAGCCAGTTGGAGGCCTCCCTGCACTTGGCCCCACCGCCGCGCCCTTTTGCTCAAGCTTTACGCTTTCCCGGTAAAGTGCGGATCATCGCGGAGATCAAGCGGGCTTCTCCCCGTGGCCCCATTCGGCCTGACGCCGACCCGGTCAAGATAGCCCGGCTTTACCAGCGGGGAGGGGCGGCAGCGGTATCGGTGCTGGTGGACGAACGCTTCTTCGGCGGAAAACCGGCCTTCTTGCGCCTCGTGCGCTGGGAGATCGACCTGCCCCTTCTCTATAAGGAGTTTGTTCTCGACCCTTACCAGGTCTACGAGGCCCGGCTTCTGGGAGCTGACGCGGTGCTTTTGATCGCCCGTCTTCTGCGAACCGAGGAACTGAGGATGCTAAAAGAGTTAGCTGCCTCTTTGGGTATGGACAGCCTGGTGGAGGTCCACTCCCGCGACGACCTTCAGAAGGCGCTGGCGGTGGGGGCGGAGTTCATAGGTATAAATAACCGGGATCTGGCCACCTTCCGCGTAAGCCTGCAGACCACGCGCCTCTTGCGCCCTCTCATCCCGCCGGAAGTGGTAGTGGTAAGCGCCAGCGGGATCTCCTCCCCTTTGGCTCTAACCTGCCTGCGGGAATGGAAAGTAGACGCGGCGCTCATCGGCGAGGCCCTCATGGCCGCTCCCGACCCGGAGGCCAAGCTTAGGGAATTGGTAACCGCGGCCGAAGGAGGGGAAGGAGGTTGTTCCGAGTAA
- the hisC gene encoding histidinol-phosphate transaminase — protein sequence MAVKVRPELSQVEIYRPGKPIEEVKKELGLEEVVKLASNENPLGPSPKAVAALEGLDHWHLYPEGSSYELRQALGKKLEIDPDSIIVGCGSSEVIQMLSLALLAPGDEVVIPVPTFPRYEPLARLMGANPVKVPLKDYRIDVEAVARALSPRTKLVYLCNPNNPTGTIVTREEVEWFLEKAGEGVLTVLDEAYCEYVTSPAYPDGLDFLRRGYNVVVLRTFSKIYGLAGLRIGYGVADRELVAELHRVREPFNVSSAAQIAALAALEDEEFVALSRQVNEEGKVFLYRELERRGIAYVPTEANFLLFDAGRDEQEVFRRMLRQGVIIRGGVGYPTHLRVTIGTLEQNQRFLEALDKALELRGV from the coding sequence ATGGCAGTCAAAGTGCGGCCTGAGCTCAGCCAGGTGGAGATCTACCGTCCCGGCAAACCCATCGAAGAGGTAAAGAAGGAGCTGGGGCTGGAGGAGGTAGTCAAGCTGGCCTCCAACGAGAACCCTCTGGGACCTTCTCCCAAGGCCGTGGCGGCGCTGGAGGGACTGGACCACTGGCACCTTTACCCAGAAGGCTCAAGCTATGAGCTACGGCAGGCGCTGGGTAAGAAACTGGAGATAGACCCGGACAGCATCATCGTGGGTTGCGGCTCAAGCGAAGTCATCCAGATGCTCTCTTTGGCCCTGCTGGCGCCCGGCGACGAGGTGGTCATCCCTGTGCCTACCTTTCCCCGCTATGAGCCCCTGGCACGGCTCATGGGGGCTAATCCCGTAAAAGTTCCCTTGAAGGACTACCGCATCGATGTGGAGGCAGTGGCCCGAGCCCTTTCCCCCCGTACCAAGCTGGTCTACCTATGCAACCCCAACAACCCCACCGGGACCATCGTCACCCGGGAGGAGGTGGAGTGGTTCTTGGAAAAGGCGGGGGAGGGGGTTCTCACCGTGCTGGACGAGGCCTACTGCGAGTACGTGACCAGCCCCGCCTACCCTGATGGGCTCGATTTCCTGCGCCGGGGCTACAATGTGGTGGTGCTGCGCACCTTCTCCAAGATCTACGGGCTGGCCGGGCTGCGCATAGGGTACGGTGTGGCGGACAGGGAGCTGGTGGCGGAACTGCACCGGGTGCGGGAGCCTTTCAATGTCAGTTCCGCTGCTCAGATAGCCGCCCTGGCCGCCCTGGAAGACGAAGAGTTCGTGGCGCTTTCGCGCCAGGTCAACGAAGAAGGGAAGGTTTTTCTCTACCGAGAACTGGAGAGGCGGGGGATCGCCTACGTGCCCACCGAGGCCAACTTCCTACTCTTCGATGCCGGTCGGGACGAGCAGGAAGTATTTCGCCGGATGCTGCGCCAGGGAGTGATCATCCGGGGCGGGGTGGGTTATCCCACCCACTTAAGGGTGACCATCGGCACCTTGGAACAGAACCAGCGCTTCCTGGAAGCTTTGGATAAGGCTCTAGAGCTTAGGGGGGTTTAA
- the trpE gene encoding anthranilate synthase component I codes for MFLPRPDEYRELGRRYRVVPVFRRMVADLETPIGAYKKLSPSPAYLLESVTGGEVLGRYSFLGFRPFLTFRAKGREVEIVQGEETRVEGNPFTILSRLMEELRGPSLPDLPRFYGGAVGYFGYDLVRHLERLPEKAVDDLALPDIYLLFTRRVLIFDHVRRELTIVVNTLPANDPKKEYRRAAEEIEETLELLQRPLPCEYGVPESPALPSPVSNFSRDAFCAAVRYLKERIAAGDALQVVLSQRFELPAPADPFAAYRRLRAINPSPYLFYLDFGEPVVAGSSPEMLVRVEGRTVTTRPIAGTRPRGRSPEEDAQLEKELLEDPKERAEHLMLVDLGRNDVGRIARPGTVKVTEFMRIEKYSHVMHLVSEVQGLLPPSLSALEALTASFPAGTVTGAPKVKAMELIEELEPTRRGIYAGAVGYLSFTGNLDTCITIRTMVFCRGKVFVQAGAGIVADSEPEREFMETCAKARALLATLGKEERR; via the coding sequence ATGTTTTTACCCCGGCCGGATGAATACCGGGAACTCGGCCGCCGCTACCGGGTGGTACCCGTGTTCCGGCGGATGGTGGCCGACCTGGAAACACCCATAGGCGCTTATAAGAAGCTTTCCCCAAGCCCGGCCTACCTGCTGGAGAGCGTGACTGGTGGGGAGGTCCTGGGGCGCTACAGCTTCCTGGGCTTCCGTCCCTTCCTCACCTTCCGGGCCAAGGGGAGAGAAGTGGAGATAGTGCAGGGAGAAGAGACAAGGGTAGAGGGGAACCCCTTCACGATCCTGAGCCGTCTCATGGAAGAGCTCCGGGGACCTTCCCTGCCCGACCTTCCCCGCTTCTACGGCGGGGCGGTAGGCTACTTCGGCTACGACCTGGTACGCCACCTGGAGAGGCTTCCGGAAAAGGCCGTGGACGATCTCGCCCTTCCTGACATCTACCTGCTCTTCACCCGGCGGGTGCTCATTTTTGATCACGTGCGCCGGGAGCTTACCATAGTGGTTAACACCCTACCGGCCAACGACCCGAAAAAGGAATATCGGCGGGCGGCGGAAGAAATAGAAGAGACTCTGGAGCTTTTGCAGCGCCCGCTTCCCTGTGAGTACGGGGTGCCCGAATCTCCTGCCCTTCCCTCTCCGGTTTCCAACTTCAGCCGGGATGCATTCTGCGCGGCGGTCCGCTACCTCAAAGAGCGCATAGCCGCCGGGGACGCCTTGCAGGTGGTGCTCTCCCAACGCTTCGAGCTCCCTGCCCCGGCTGATCCCTTCGCCGCTTACCGGCGGTTAAGGGCCATAAATCCCTCCCCCTATCTTTTTTATCTGGACTTTGGTGAGCCGGTAGTGGCCGGCTCCTCTCCGGAGATGCTGGTGCGCGTGGAAGGAAGGACGGTCACCACTCGTCCCATAGCCGGTACCCGCCCCCGGGGGCGAAGCCCGGAAGAGGATGCCCAACTGGAGAAGGAGCTTCTGGAAGACCCCAAGGAGAGGGCGGAACACCTCATGCTGGTGGACCTGGGGCGCAACGACGTGGGGAGAATAGCTAGGCCGGGAACGGTGAAGGTGACGGAGTTCATGCGGATAGAGAAATACTCCCACGTTATGCACCTGGTATCCGAGGTGCAGGGCCTGCTTCCTCCCTCGCTTTCGGCCCTCGAAGCCCTCACGGCTTCTTTTCCAGCGGGTACGGTAACGGGAGCTCCTAAGGTGAAGGCTATGGAGCTGATAGAAGAACTCGAGCCCACCCGGCGCGGTATCTACGCCGGAGCCGTGGGGTACTTGAGCTTCACCGGCAACCTCGACACCTGCATTACTATCCGGACGATGGTCTTCTGCCGGGGGAAGGTCTTTGTGCAGGCCGGTGCCGGCATTGTGGCCGACTCCGAGCCAGAAAGGGAATTTATGGAAACCTGTGCCAAGGCCCGGGCCTTGCTGGCCACCCTGGGAAAGGAGGAGAGAAGATGA
- a CDS encoding potassium transporter TrkG, with protein sequence MLVFGFAGLIFVGTLLLNTPWATKSGEPPGLLTALFTATSAVCVTGLVVVDTGTFWSTFGQAIILALIQFGGLGIMTSAAIFSVLLGRRIGLKERILIRESLNQVNVAGVVRLVRYIFIYTLTVEVFLLSSLPYAWRVTTTGRLISGTAFSMPFLPLITQALIFLVILLTTAILLVIGTLLFLVLEFSHALAPFSVSVKLL encoded by the coding sequence GTGCTGGTCTTCGGGTTTGCCGGGCTAATTTTTGTTGGAACGCTCCTCCTGAATACTCCCTGGGCTACAAAAAGTGGGGAGCCTCCTGGCTTACTTACTGCGCTCTTTACTGCTACGTCTGCTGTCTGTGTAACTGGCTTGGTAGTGGTGGATACTGGTACTTTTTGGTCTACTTTCGGTCAAGCGATAATCCTTGCTTTAATCCAGTTCGGCGGTTTGGGGATAATGACAAGCGCCGCTATTTTTTCTGTCCTCTTAGGACGCCGAATCGGGTTAAAAGAGCGGATTTTAATTCGCGAATCCTTGAACCAGGTTAATGTGGCCGGGGTAGTGCGCTTGGTGCGCTATATCTTCATTTACACCTTAACAGTCGAGGTTTTTTTGCTCTCATCCTTGCCTTACGCTTGGCGCGTGACTACCACTGGCCGCTTAATCTCTGGTACGGCCTTTTCCATGCCGTTTCTGCCTTTAATAACGCAGGCTTTGATCTTTTTGGTCATTTTACTTACGACTGCCATCTTGCTTGTCATTGGCACGCTTCTCTTCTTGGTGCTCGAATTCAGTCACGCTTTAGCACCTTTTTCCGTTAGTGTAAAGTTACTGTAG
- a CDS encoding anthranilate synthase component II, producing the protein MKRPHVLVIDNYDSFTYNLVQYFAELGAEVEVHRNDALTLEEIESRRPTHLVISPGPCTPNEAGVSLAAVRHFTGRLPILGVCLGHQAIGQAFGGRIVRASRLMHGKTSPILHDGRTIFQGLPSPFTATRYHSLIVAPDSVPPELEVSAWTEEGEIMGLRHRLYPVEGVQFHPESILTECGKELLANFLALKG; encoded by the coding sequence ATGAAGCGGCCCCACGTGCTGGTGATCGACAACTACGACTCTTTTACCTACAACCTGGTACAGTACTTTGCCGAACTGGGAGCGGAAGTGGAGGTTCACCGCAACGACGCCCTGACCTTAGAGGAAATAGAATCCAGGCGGCCCACTCATCTAGTTATTTCCCCCGGCCCCTGCACCCCCAACGAGGCGGGGGTGAGCCTGGCTGCAGTGCGCCACTTCACCGGGCGCCTTCCCATTCTGGGAGTCTGCCTGGGGCACCAGGCCATAGGGCAGGCCTTCGGGGGGAGAATAGTCCGGGCATCCAGACTCATGCACGGCAAGACTTCTCCCATACTGCACGACGGCAGGACCATCTTTCAGGGCCTACCTTCCCCCTTCACCGCCACCCGCTACCACTCACTGATAGTGGCGCCCGACAGCGTGCCACCGGAGCTGGAGGTGAGCGCCTGGACGGAGGAGGGAGAGATCATGGGGTTAAGACATCGTCTTTACCCGGTAGAGGGGGTGCAGTTTCATCCGGAATCCATCCTCACCGAGTGCGGCAAGGAGCTTTTGGCCAACTTCCTGGCTTTAAAGGGGTGA
- the trpD gene encoding anthranilate phosphoribosyltransferase produces the protein MALREALAKLARKEDLTLEEAREVMGVVMEGKATPAQIGALLMALRLKGEKVPEVAGFAQAMRERALRYQPRHPVTVDTCGTGGDGTGSFNVSTTAAFVVAACGCPVAKHGNRSVSSRAGSADLLEALGAKVDLPPELAGRCLDEVGFGFFFAPRCHPAMRHAAGPRRELGVRTVFNILGPLCNPAGAQVQVVGVYHPDLLELVAEVLLTLGTKRALVVHGAGGMDEASPVGEVLYAEVRGGEIRRGKFDPADYGFPRCRLSDLRGGTAQDNAAITRAILQGEKGPRTDAVVLNAALALVAAEKAEDLQEGVEMARRALERGEALAKLEEYLNFCRQVTEFAGENPDA, from the coding sequence TTGGCTTTAAGAGAAGCTCTGGCCAAGCTGGCCCGCAAGGAGGACCTCACGCTGGAGGAAGCGCGGGAGGTAATGGGCGTGGTTATGGAGGGAAAGGCCACCCCCGCCCAGATCGGGGCTCTACTCATGGCGCTCAGGCTCAAAGGGGAGAAGGTGCCGGAGGTGGCTGGATTTGCCCAGGCCATGCGGGAGCGGGCCCTGCGCTACCAGCCCCGGCATCCTGTCACGGTGGACACTTGCGGTACCGGCGGGGACGGAACCGGTTCTTTTAACGTCTCCACCACCGCCGCTTTTGTGGTGGCGGCCTGCGGCTGCCCGGTGGCCAAACACGGCAACCGTTCTGTCTCCAGCCGGGCGGGAAGCGCCGATCTCCTGGAGGCCCTGGGGGCCAAGGTGGACCTGCCTCCTGAGTTGGCGGGGAGGTGCCTGGACGAAGTGGGCTTCGGCTTCTTCTTCGCCCCCCGCTGCCACCCGGCCATGCGCCACGCCGCCGGACCCCGCCGGGAGCTCGGGGTGCGCACCGTCTTCAACATCCTGGGGCCGCTCTGCAACCCCGCCGGGGCCCAGGTCCAGGTGGTAGGGGTTTACCACCCGGACTTGCTGGAGCTGGTAGCCGAGGTGCTGCTCACCCTGGGAACGAAGCGGGCGCTAGTGGTGCACGGGGCTGGGGGGATGGATGAGGCCTCGCCGGTGGGGGAAGTGCTCTACGCCGAGGTGAGGGGAGGGGAGATAAGGCGGGGGAAGTTCGATCCGGCCGATTACGGCTTCCCCCGTTGTCGCCTTTCCGACCTTCGGGGGGGAACGGCGCAGGACAACGCCGCCATCACCCGGGCCATCCTGCAGGGGGAGAAGGGACCTCGGACCGACGCCGTGGTCCTCAATGCTGCCCTGGCCCTGGTAGCGGCCGAGAAGGCAGAAGATTTACAGGAAGGAGTGGAGATGGCCCGCCGGGCCCTGGAGAGGGGAGAGGCCCTGGCCAAACTGGAAGAGTACCTTAACTTCTGCCGGCAGGTGACCGAGTTTGCTGGAGAAAATCCTGACGCATAA
- the trpB gene encoding tryptophan synthase subunit beta — protein sequence MLPDKRGYFGPYGGRFVPETLMPALEELEKAYLSWCDDPSFRRELAWYLRHYVGRPTPLYYASRLTEALGGARIYLKREDLNHTGAHKINNTIGQALLARRMGKKRIIAETGAGQHGVATATAAALLGCECVIYMGAVDIERQRLNVIRMKLLGAEVVPVAAGSGTLKDAMNEAIRDWVTNVRTTYYLIGSVAGPHPYPMMVRDFQSVIGQETRRQVLQAAGKLPDVIIACVGGGSNAMGIFYPFLAEPGVKLIGVEAGGRGEGPGEHAATLCRGRPGVLHGSYSYLLQDEEGQISPVHSIAAGLDYPGVGPEHAYLKETGRVTYLTASDEEALEAFELLSRTEGILPALESAHALAVARKIAPSLPREAVVVVNLSGRGDKDVETVAQAKGVGE from the coding sequence ATGTTGCCCGATAAGCGCGGTTACTTCGGTCCTTACGGCGGCCGCTTCGTGCCGGAGACCCTGATGCCGGCCCTGGAGGAGCTGGAAAAAGCTTATCTCTCCTGGTGCGACGATCCTTCTTTCCGGCGGGAGCTGGCCTGGTACCTGCGCCACTATGTGGGACGCCCCACCCCGCTTTACTATGCCTCCCGCCTCACGGAGGCTCTGGGCGGGGCACGGATCTATCTCAAGCGGGAAGATCTTAATCACACTGGGGCGCACAAGATCAATAACACCATAGGGCAGGCGCTGCTGGCCCGCCGGATGGGGAAGAAGCGCATCATCGCGGAGACGGGGGCGGGACAGCACGGCGTGGCCACTGCCACGGCAGCAGCTTTGCTGGGCTGCGAGTGTGTTATCTATATGGGGGCGGTGGACATAGAGCGCCAGCGGTTGAACGTGATACGCATGAAGCTTCTGGGTGCCGAAGTTGTGCCCGTCGCCGCAGGCAGCGGTACCCTCAAGGACGCTATGAACGAGGCCATAAGGGACTGGGTGACCAACGTCCGCACCACCTACTACCTCATCGGCTCGGTGGCCGGCCCTCACCCCTACCCCATGATGGTGCGCGACTTCCAGTCCGTAATCGGCCAAGAGACGCGGCGCCAGGTCCTGCAGGCGGCCGGCAAGCTCCCCGACGTCATAATCGCCTGTGTAGGAGGGGGCTCCAATGCCATGGGGATCTTCTACCCCTTCCTCGCCGAACCAGGGGTGAAGCTCATCGGGGTAGAGGCCGGGGGAAGAGGAGAGGGGCCGGGGGAGCACGCGGCTACCTTGTGCCGGGGTCGACCCGGGGTGCTACACGGCTCCTACAGCTACCTCCTCCAGGATGAAGAAGGGCAGATAAGTCCGGTGCACTCCATAGCCGCCGGGTTAGATTACCCCGGAGTAGGACCGGAGCACGCTTATCTTAAGGAAACGGGAAGGGTCACCTACCTCACCGCCAGCGACGAGGAGGCTTTGGAGGCCTTTGAGCTCCTTTCCCGCACCGAGGGCATTCTTCCTGCCCTGGAGAGCGCCCACGCCTTGGCGGTGGCCAGAAAGATAGCCCCTTCCCTCCCGCGCGAGGCGGTAGTGGTGGTAAACCTCTCGGGACGGGGTGACAAGGACGTGGAGACGGTGGCCCAAGCTAAGGGGGTGGGGGAATGA
- the trpA gene encoding tryptophan synthase subunit alpha — translation MNRIARTFSSLREKGQKALIVYVTAGDPSLEATAAIIPALVEAGADLVEIGIPFSDPLADGPVIQAASSRALAKGARLDGILEMTKALRERLPDLPLVFMTYYNPVLQRGLTRFCRQAKEAGVDGLIVPDLPYEESGPLLREASAQGLALIPLVAPTSTEKRVEAICSSAQGFVYCVSVTGVTGMREKLDQELGRLVQTVKKHTSLPVVVGFGIACPKTAAEVAQLADGVVVGSAVVKLLGEGAVEEALALVRSLAQVLHARCST, via the coding sequence ATGAACCGCATCGCCCGAACTTTTTCCTCTTTGCGCGAGAAAGGGCAAAAGGCGCTCATCGTGTACGTCACGGCCGGCGACCCCAGCCTGGAAGCCACCGCTGCCATCATCCCCGCCCTGGTAGAGGCCGGTGCTGATCTTGTCGAGATAGGGATCCCTTTTTCCGACCCGCTGGCCGACGGACCAGTGATTCAGGCCGCCTCCTCCCGGGCCCTGGCCAAAGGAGCAAGGCTTGACGGCATCCTGGAGATGACAAAAGCTTTAAGGGAGCGCTTGCCGGACTTGCCGCTTGTCTTCATGACCTACTACAACCCCGTGCTCCAGCGGGGTCTGACAAGGTTCTGCCGCCAGGCCAAAGAGGCCGGGGTGGACGGGTTGATCGTTCCCGATCTACCCTACGAGGAAAGCGGGCCGCTTCTAAGGGAGGCTTCGGCCCAGGGTTTAGCCCTCATCCCTCTGGTGGCGCCTACCAGCACCGAAAAACGCGTGGAAGCCATCTGCTCGTCGGCTCAGGGATTCGTATACTGCGTCTCGGTGACCGGCGTTACCGGGATGAGGGAAAAGCTCGACCAGGAGCTCGGCCGGCTCGTCCAGACGGTAAAGAAGCACACCTCCTTGCCAGTGGTGGTAGGTTTCGGCATCGCCTGCCCCAAAACTGCTGCCGAGGTAGCCCAGCTGGCTGATGGCGTGGTGGTAGGAAGTGCGGTAGTGAAGCTTTTGGGTGAGGGAGCCGTGGAGGAGGCCCTAGCCCTGGTGAGGTCCCTGGCGCAAGTCCTGCACGCTCGTTGTTCAACTTAG